The Pseudodesulfovibrio sp. zrk46 genome contains a region encoding:
- a CDS encoding DMT family transporter — MTGTSGNAKAYVALWFAIIVWASSFVVLKIAFNHFDPMVVIFGRMIIASICFLFVFKRIGGNDYRPGDWKKMLFMGVCEPGLYFVFEALALSYTDASQAGMICALLPLMVAVAAHFVLGESITKRNITGFTIAIIGAIALSAAAVSTDTAPNPILGNFLEFLAMVCAVGYIITMKGLSSRYNPWFLTMIQAFVGSLFFFPLLFLPSTTLPTTFPMEGIATVAYLGIAVTIGGYGMYNYAVSKIPVSQATAFINLIPVITLFLGWAILSERLNWMQYAASAVVIAGVYVSQDKKKTQE; from the coding sequence GTGACAGGAACTTCAGGTAACGCAAAAGCATATGTGGCACTCTGGTTCGCCATTATTGTATGGGCCAGTTCTTTTGTTGTCCTCAAGATTGCTTTTAACCACTTCGACCCCATGGTGGTCATTTTTGGCCGCATGATCATTGCCTCGATCTGCTTCCTGTTCGTCTTTAAACGCATCGGTGGCAACGACTACCGCCCCGGCGACTGGAAGAAGATGCTCTTTATGGGCGTATGCGAGCCAGGCCTTTACTTCGTATTCGAAGCTCTGGCCCTTAGTTACACCGATGCCTCTCAGGCTGGAATGATCTGCGCTCTATTGCCTCTCATGGTTGCAGTGGCCGCCCATTTTGTTCTGGGCGAATCCATCACTAAACGTAACATTACCGGTTTCACCATAGCTATTATCGGTGCCATTGCCCTTTCTGCAGCTGCTGTCTCCACAGACACAGCCCCAAATCCTATCCTCGGCAACTTTCTCGAATTCTTGGCCATGGTTTGCGCCGTAGGCTACATCATCACTATGAAAGGATTATCCTCTCGCTACAACCCATGGTTCCTGACCATGATTCAGGCCTTTGTAGGCTCATTATTTTTCTTCCCGCTTCTGTTCCTGCCCAGCACGACCCTGCCGACAACCTTCCCCATGGAAGGCATCGCCACCGTTGCTTACCTCGGCATTGCCGTCACCATTGGCGGCTATGGCATGTACAACTACGCAGTCTCCAAAATACCTGTCAGTCAAGCTACCGCCTTCATCAATCTCATCCCGGTCATCACCCTCTTTTTGGGTTGGGCGATTCTCAGCGAAAGGTTGAACTGGATGCAATACGCAGCTTCTGCCGTGGTCATTGCAGGCGTATATGTAAGTCAGGATAAAAAGAAGACTCAGGAGTAG